The genomic segment CCAGGGCTTCCGCAAATTTCGCTTTGGCTTTGCGGTATTGGTTTTGGAAGAATAGAGCATCCCCTTCCTGCAGCAGGTTTACATAAAGCGAGTCGTTGCTAACGTCTCCGGCGAGGGGTCCTTTTTTGAGTAGGTCTGTCTCAAAAACCATGTAAGTGACCACGATGAGGCTGAGCAGAAAGCCAGAACCGATCCAGATCGCTCCTCGCTGCTGCAAGATTTTTTTTAGCAGCGGAGTGGGTGGTTTGATTTGCGGCGGTTTTCTTGGCGGTTTCTTAACATGGAGCAATTCTTGCTCAGCAGCGGTTGACAGAGCCCCCACATCTTTGTAGTCAGCTTTTATTTTTTGTATCTTCTGAAAGAATTCAAGTGCTTTTTGAAATCGTCTCGCATCCAGGTGTTCCTTGCCTTTGGAATAGAGGTCGGCCAATTCCTTTTCCTCAGCGAGGAGCTTCATTTGCTCTTGAACCTGCTCGAAGCCAGCTTTGGCCTTAGAATGATTTGGCTGAAGCTCCAAAACAGCTTGAAGTTTTTCTTTTGCGGCTGACCAATCTTTATTGGCCGTTGCTGCCTCCGCCTCCCGGTACAAACTGTTTATGCTATCTTCTTTTTCCTTTTTTGCATCCCTCTTATCTTT from the candidate division KSB1 bacterium genome contains:
- a CDS encoding TIR domain-containing protein, with product MASENLIFISYARKDKDFAVKLAHDLLSQGVNIWLADFEIKAGDSWDMEVQKALTACISFLVVLSEASEKSKNVMDEVAYAIEEKKVIIPILFQKCNIHFRLRRLQHVDFTVDYDHGIQDLIESVRVPQETAPQEKDKRDAKKEKEDSINSLYREAEAATANKDWSAAKEKLQAVLELQPNHSKAKAGFEQVQEQMKLLAEEKELADLYSKGKEHLDARRFQKALEFFQKIQKIKADYKDVGALSTAAEQELLHVKKPPRKPPQIKPPTPLLKKILQQRGAIWIGSGFLLSLIVVTYMVFETDLLKKGPLAGDVSNDSLYVNLLQEGDALFFQNQYRKAKAKFAEAL